CGGTccaaatctgcatgattttatctgCTGCTACACCactgactgattagataataTATCTGTGTGTGCGAGTTCTATTCTCTACATATTACCAATATCATCATAATTGTGTAATAGCTGTCAAATGTTTTGTAAATTCTAATATCTACAGTGAATTCATACAATAAATTTTTTGTTAACCAAGACAATGGTTTCATTGAATTGTTTTACATCTGTTGTACTAAATTGTTAACAgtttaaatttagctgaaaacCCACTAAATTATCAAATATGTAGTGGaagataacttttttaaatttaaattccgTATTTCAATCAATGCCAAAAACAGCAACATCCCTCATATAGTGTGACAGTATGCCCCATCGTGTCACGAATGGTCACCATTTTAAATTAACTGAAGCTTATATATTTTTCTCTGCTCTTCAatagcttatttttttttatttttttttgtagtcgAGACTTCTATGTATCTATTCAATAATTGATCAATCAAACCTGAGAAATAGTCACTGGTGTACAATGTCTAACAACTACCCCTAATCTCCCCTTCCTAAGACAAAGATAACATTTTGACACGCATCACAAGTTTAACATcatgatcctttttttttttttcttcctgatAATGTGTTTACAGATTTGCAGTTCAAACTGATCACAGAGCATCCAAAATCAAGCAGTAAAGGTTGAGTCATAACTGTGTTCAGCCTCAtgttttcttcatcaaaacaataGGTATAGTCTCATCATTTTAAGTGCAGTGAAACCACATCAAATTATCCAGGGATGTCCACAGCAGACAGGATAGGTGTTCCTTTGGAAGCCAAAGCAGGGTTCCTCATTTCTCTACAGCCTCTAATGGCCCAGTGCAGGACCCCAGCTGACATCAATTGTACTGGGTTTGATAACTTCAGTATAAAACCGGCTGTTCCATGAGAATTCCTTTACTAGTAATGAGTTCACAAAATCACCATGGTTGGAAAGGTCCGTTCAAAAGGGATCCGGGATAAAACTGGGCTATTGGTAAGGATTGAAGGGAAATGTATGCTGTCATGTGCACCCAAATTCTTCAGGAATATCTGTAAACCTCTGCTCGACAACTGAAAATGGAAAGGTGAATCACCTTTCAGCAATTCAATGACCCTAAACCACAGCCAAAAAAAACAATGCAGTGCCTTAAGTATAGGAATGTCAAAGTCCTTTAGTGGCCGAGTCAGAGCCCTGACCAAAATCCAATAGAAACCCTGTGGATGGACCTGAAGAGAAcagttcatcaccactcaccctGAAAATTTGACTGAACTCAAAAAATTCTGCAAGGAAGTCTGTGCAAATATTCCCCAATCTATGTGTGAAGCTAGTACAGACACATCCAAACAGACTGATGGCTGTCATAAAGCAAAAGGTAGCTCTATGAAGTATTAAATCCAGGGGTATGATCACTTTTCAACCCAGTTTTTCATCTTTAAATTTTTGCCCTTTCTGTTACTTGTAAAGAAAGctggaaaaattatatatatattttttatgggttttgatttcaggctgcaagacaaacaaaaaaaaacgtgACCATTCCAAAGGGGTATGATGATTTTTCTATTGGCACATAAGTATATATGTAACCTACATGCCAAGAACAGGTCAGTTATGGAGATATCAACCATTCCTCTGATACTGTTGGAACGGTCCTGTGTCACAGGAGTGTAAAGCCAAAGGTGATTTTCCCTGCCCTCAAACAGACCTTGAACAGCAACATAGCAGAAAGACACAGGAGAACTCAGGCTGTGTAGAGACGATGTATACAGAGGACTCTGCACGGAAGGGCGAGGCTGTATAAATTTGTACACATATACTGTAGACTTATAATAAAAGGCCTGATTATAAAATATGCCACTTTGTGAAACAGTTTAGAATGGAACAGCATTCAAAAAGACTTTATTAATAAAGCAATGCACAAACTTTTAAGGCTTTAGTGTATTGGACTAAacaaaattgtaatatatttatgtaaataaaaaagacaaagtaACACAGAACAAATCATTAATTTACCATTGGCCATTGTGCCATGGAGTGCATGGATTATAATGAGCTACTGCTGAAGATAGGGAGCCGTATCTCTTAAGCAGCTGAAAGGCAAGCCTGCCTCACGCTTTGAGCCCAGGTGTTCAGCAGGGCCGTCACAGAGTGCTTATCTGGAAGCTGGAGCAGCTTAGAGGTCATGTTCTTATGCACAGTCTGCAAGAACTGGTTGGCCTCTGGAAACACAGAGAGAGGAAGGTAATACACATTTTATAATCTATAGATTTTCATTTCAATTGAGggtttgcattttaaaacacagtcTTAAATTACATGCTGACATGTAATGGACAAATTAGGCTTAGACTCACCATACTGCTGACCAACATCTTCCCAGTGTGGGCTCTGATCAGGGTAGTCTGCTGGAATGCTCAACTGGAGAGGTGGAACACTGGGAAGATTTGTATCATCTAGATGGAGAAAATACCAAAAGTgaattattatatacatatacattgaaATAAAAGCTGCAAACAATTGCCCAGCAAACATAGATACTCCTTTAAAACAGTTTAGAAAGCATTCCATATCATGAAGTTGGTAGAGAGAGATGCCCAAAGTGCAAAGAGCTTTTATCTATGCAAAGACTTTTCACAGTTTCTGAACTCACCTAGTTTGCATATGAGATGTACAGTTCCATTGTTGCTGCAGCAGGATGGGTCCAGATTGACCAGGAATTTGGAATTAAGCCGAGCCACCTCCCCTTGAAGTAGGTTAGGGATGGTCTGGCATTCATCATCATCAAACTTCCGTTTGCGGGAAGGAATTGAAGGACCCCTGTAATAAGAAAATATcaaatttttaatatatacacatttaagaGTTTGATACCTACATACCATAGAGGCAATGTATTAAGGATTCAAAGAGTATAATTGCAACGCACCTTGTTGATCGGTGCCTGCATCacttttgtctattgatggactacactcttaaaatggaatacatagactaccatttatttgccaacaaaacccttcatcagccaactaacaaaggacaatgcatcaatgtgaacttctgcagttaatccagaataGACATCAAAGACATTAGACATTAATCTTAACGTTTTTAAACACTGACTGAAACTTAATGCTTACTTAatgtacaaatttaaaaccatgacttgcactgcacacaaataactaatattggcattatattcgggatgttagccagaggggaactggccccacagtgagtctggattctccaaaggttattttttcttattgagtattgtgttccttgtcacagcggttctaaatacaattattatttaattattcattttttataCACAATTGAATCAAACTAAACAATGATCACTAAGactttataaatattacagtttaatttttttgttaatgcatgattttctgcaaaGATTCTTTGAAATGAtgagtgttgtgaaaagcacaataaaaatgACGACTTTGTTTTCTGGATTAAATAAGAAACAAAATCATCTTTGTAGTTGGACTCACGTGATTGGTGGCCCGGGAATTGTTGTCATGGTAGGAGCAAAGGTGCGGTAAAGTGAATGGTTGAAAACCGGGGAGCGGATGTTTGCCATGGCAGCATCCAGCAAGGGCTGGCACAGGTACTGCTTTTTGGCACACTGTACtggaggagggggaggagtggGCTGGAAACCAAACAGTGAGATGTTATTGCAACAAAATGAACACAATAATTATGACTCCCCAGTTTTATGCATGCAACATTTGTAACTCACAATGGCCATGTCATTCTTCAGTTTCTCCAATGCTATTTCACACTTCTGTAGAGTCCCAAGAGTACACCTAGTGGAAAAAAGCGATAAAGAAAAATTAAGTATAAGCCAAAAATTGACACCAGAGACCATTTTaaagaatggttcacccaaaaaagaaaatcctcATCATTTatactaaaactttgaagctccaaaaacacataaaaggcagcataaaagtaatccatatgactccaataggtaaatccatatcttcaaaagtgatatgattatAGAGTggttgagaaatagatcaatattcaagtccttttttactatcaagctccactttcactttgTTCATGTGTTTTGGGCGATTGATATtgttcgtgcatatcgccactgctgggcagggaggaaaattttaATAGCAAAAAGGAATTCAATATTTATTGGTTTCTCACCCAtgtaatatcacttctgaagacagatttaaccactggagttttatggattacttttatgctgcctttatatgcctttttggaccttcagatttctggccactattcacttgcattgtaaggacctacagagctgaaatattcttcaaaataatctttgtttgtgttcagcagaagaaatagtcATATACATCTGCTTTTTTGCCTACCTTGTGTTTGGGTCTGTCAAAATATTAAGCAATATCTTCATTTTGCTCAGATATTTATTCCtatctgtaaaaacaaaatacaaaacttaAGTACTATGGTCAAGTTCAAGCAAGTAAATCAGCACTAAGAGGGGGAGAAAAACAATCTTCAGTACCTTCACTTTTGTCTATTTTGTTAATCATCCTGCGCAGGGGCTCAATATATTTAGACAGCTGCTTTAGTTTGTCCATGTATTGCTGGTCCTCAGACTGCAAGGCTCCTGCTGGGCTCATCACAGAATTTGGATTCTCTGCAGTACACAAACACTTACTAGTAATTCtaaatgttacaaatgtattaCTTCTGATATGACTATTACATACTTAATTCCTTCTTTAGAATTCCCTATTCTCTGCAGATCGTCTATGACTTTCAATCATTAAGTAAATTAGTATTTGATAATTTGTAAATGATTCCTTAATAACAATTGTTATAGTAAAAAAGATATTCCTAAAGGGATATTTCATCTAAAATTTAAAATTCTGGTCATCATTTAACCactttcatattgttccaaacccatatgattttcttcttctgagaaacaaaaaaggagatgttagacaaaaTGATAGCcacaatcaccattcacttttattgtatggtcAAAGTTGCAtgaaagggggcctgggtagctcagcgagtaaagacgctgactaccacccctggagtcgcgagttcgaatccagggcatgctgagtgactccagccaggtctcctaagcaaccaaatttgcccggttgctagggagggtagagtcacatggggtaacctcctcgtggtcactatgtGTGGTTCTCTATTTCAGTGGGGCACATAGTGAGTtggtgcatggatgccgtggagaatagcgtgaagcctccacacgcgctgtctccgcagtaacgcgctcaacaaggcaactgagattcgtcctccatcacccggattgaggcgtcactacgccaccacgaggacttaagagcacatttggcattccaaattggggagaaaaataaacaaataaataaataaagttgcaatgaaagtgaatgtagactgaggctgtcattctgcctaacaaatGTTCTGTTCCACAAAAGAAGAAAGGATTAAAATTCCTTTAAGTAACATAACAATACAGACATAAGTGGCTAGGTCATTTCCCAATACCCCCCCCTTTCCTGTTACTTCCCGTCCTCTCAAACTCAAGGCAAAAAtaccaaacaaataataataataaaaagttgctCTGTACCCTGGGTGTTGAGAGGTCCAGGTGAGGGTACTTGGAGGGGGTAACTATGGGGGGTGCATGAAGATGCGGGACTATGGGAAGGCTGCGGAGAGGTACAGGGTTGGAAACCTCCTTGTGAAGGAGTTGGACCAGAACTagagaaagaaaaataagttTAATTCACCTCCTGCGAATATTATAGTTAACCTTGACCTAAACTGAACTACAGCATATCTATTTTAGCCTGCGTATTCATATTTATATCAGCACACATGCATATTTGTATTGAATTTAGAATAGTTTATAGATGTAACATAAGAAAGACATAAAATCAGGAATAACAAAGGCCTTTGCAGGTATTTTTACCTGACAGAGTTCTGTTGAGAGGAGGGGGGCTGGGGGGATGGCTGAGGCTGTGGGGGAAGAGGCATTGTCTGGGGCATCTGCACCTGAACTGGAGAGGGTGATGACATCATTTGCTGACCCTTTGACAAAGCATGAAGAAAGGGAAAATCTAAACAGGTTCAAAGCCACCACATCAGTGGAGGAGAGTTAACACTGCACTGATGAAGCAAGTAGCCTTGATATAACAGACATTCAGTCAAGACCAGCTTATTTTGACTTTACAACACCAGTAGATGGCACTGCATAACCAGTTGATGGTTGCTTTATAGTGTGCGTCATTTTTACTGcaacattcattaaaacatctccctttgtgttctgcataagaataTTTTAATGGTGtgtaaagacatgagggtgagtaaacgtatgactgaactattcctttaagtcactgACTCAATGGGCAGTGAGGCAGCTGCTTTCAGAATGCAACCAACGCCTTGATCCTAGTCTATTTAAGAGATCGACAAAACACAGTTCACGTACCTGTGCCACACACTTTTTAATTCAGAGTAAATGCTAGACGTCTCACAATTTACAATGCCCAAATGCTTCTGAGTTATTTCTGACTGAATGTTAGACATTATGAAAATATCTGGAGTGGAGTAAAGCGAGGCAGATGAGTGTAAAACAGAGGGTGTATTATGGACAGCCTTTGTGTCAGAGAGCGCTACTGTAAAGCCACAGATGTTGGCACCGAGGGCACTCAGCACTCAAATACCTGTGGCATTTGTTGTCCTCCCATGGCAAGTGAGTTTTTAGGAATGGCAGAGTTCAGGGTGGCACGGGGCAACCGGGGTGGAATTTGAATCCCAGGACGGGGCATCATCTTTGAGGAGGACAGAGGGGACAACAGACATGTTACAAGCAAAACAATAAATGCAGCGCATCAGCAGACATGAGAGAAAGCACATTTGAGTAAGCAAACAGAAATAGATTCAACAGGTTTTACAAGCACAGATGCACAACGCATGCATTCACATTTGAAATGAAGAGCCAGCAAAGCAGTATAGTGAGCctcctctgtcatttcaaaatcacctacaggaacagttcacccaaaaataaaattctatcatatactcaccctcttgttgctgcaaataacttactttcttccttGTGATAGTCTTATTCGGGTTGAGAAAACAATGTGGGTGAgtggatgacagaatttttgagtTTTGTGTGACTATCACTTTAGCAAAACTGGTTGTCAAGACAAGGTCCATAAGACAAAGGCCAGTGAATTTCATGCTCCCTTTTTCATGTACCAGAACAAAGCAAGGCAAGGAGAGATACACACTCTCAAGTAAATATGTGGTTTGACATCTAATCAATTTCTGATGAGTGGAtgcaaaaaaactataaaatccTACCTCGAAACGTTTTCAGAAAAACATCTAAATGCTCAAAGAAAAGGAAATAACACTAAATGTGTTATCACTTTATGAGCTTTGTGAGGACTAACTAAACAGGAAAGCAAGAAAGGGCTTGTGGGATTAAAACAGCAAGCATGCAGTCTCACTGTTAACTACAAAAACATGCAGAATGCAAATGAGATTAAAACTAATGCTTCTCAAACTTAAACTGGCTGCTCTATTGGACTT
The Xyrauchen texanus isolate HMW12.3.18 chromosome 34, RBS_HiC_50CHRs, whole genome shotgun sequence DNA segment above includes these coding regions:
- the LOC127627704 gene encoding mediator of RNA polymerase II transcription subunit 15-like — translated: MEVPGPESDWKSPALRQKVVAQLEDAMRKAGTAHTMSSTDMENYVFVKANTREEYLSLVARLIIHFRDIHKKAQGGPDPMNALQNLTGVGGGGPGVIGIGARPPGAPMSGMGTMGQMQMGQISMQGVAGGQQAVGTAGQMQMMQQQQQQQSIQFQQFQTQQQALMQPQQQFNQQLQQQHHQYQQLQQQNLQQQHTQNQHQQQQNPLHQNRLQQQQLAQLQQQLQQQQQQQQQALTQSLAQMTQGQHQQINSLSQQQQQLKIQAMQQARALQQQQQQQQVQQVHQAAQLSGVPGQMMPRPGIQIPPRLPRATLNSAIPKNSLAMGGQQMPQGQQMMSSPSPVQVQMPQTMPLPPQPQPSPQPPSSQQNSVSSGPTPSQGGFQPCTSPQPSHSPASSCTPHSYPLQVPSPGPLNTQENPNSVMSPAGALQSEDQQYMDKLKQLSKYIEPLRRMINKIDKSEDRNKYLSKMKILLNILTDPNTRCTLGTLQKCEIALEKLKNDMAIPTPPPPPVQCAKKQYLCQPLLDAAMANIRSPVFNHSLYRTFAPTMTTIPGPPITGPSIPSRKRKFDDDECQTIPNLLQGEVARLNSKFLVNLDPSCCSNNGTVHLICKLDDTNLPSVPPLQLSIPADYPDQSPHWEDVGQQYEANQFLQTVHKNMTSKLLQLPDKHSVTALLNTWAQSVRQACLSAA